The following coding sequences lie in one Arachis ipaensis cultivar K30076 chromosome B05, Araip1.1, whole genome shotgun sequence genomic window:
- the LOC107642939 gene encoding LOW QUALITY PROTEIN: probable LRR receptor-like serine/threonine-protein kinase At4g36180 (The sequence of the model RefSeq protein was modified relative to this genomic sequence to represent the inferred CDS: inserted 1 base in 1 codon), with amino-acid sequence MRALLLFLVLCAPFLSCADRSAATVAEIQALTSFKLNLHDPLGALNGWDPSSPAAPCDWRGVACTSGRVTELRVPRLQLGGRLTERISELRMLRKLSLRSNSFNGTIPSSLSKCTLLHSVFLQDNSFSGVIPPEIGNLTGLQIFNVAQNHLSGEVSGELPLGLKYFDLSSNAFSGEIPTAIANLSQLQLINLSYNQFSGELPASFGQLQQLQYLWLDHNLLRGTLPSALANCSSLVHLSVEGNALSGVIPSAISALPNLQVMSLSQNNLTGSIPASFFCNVSVHSPSLRIVQLGFNGFTDFVGPETKSTCFTVLRVLDVQNNHIRGKFPLWLTNVTTLTVLDVSSNALSGEVPPEIGSLTKLEQLKMANNSFSDAIPVEIKKCWSLSVVDFEGNELSGEVPSFFGDMTELKVLSLGGNHFHGSVPVSFGNLSSLETLSLRGNSLNGTLPDTIMALINLTVLDLSGNKFSGEVSPTIGNLNRLIVLNISGNDLSGKIPASVGNLFRLTTLDLSKQNLSGELPFELSGLPNLQVIALQENKLSGDVPEGFSSLMSLQYLNLSSNGFSGHIPENYGFLRSLTVLSLAHNHISGVIPPEIGNCSDVEVLDXFLNITNDLKKDLGRNNLSGDVPGDISKCSSLNSLLVDHNHLSGNIPEALTDLSNLTMLDLSANNFSGEIPSNLSMIPGLVYFNVSGNNLDGEIPPALGSRFNNASSFAGNEKLCGKPLDRKCEEMTKKDKKRLIVLIIIIASGALLLALCCCFYIFSLLRWRKRLKEGVSGEKKKSPARASSGASGGRGSTDNGGPKLVMFNTKITLAETIEATRQFDEENVLSRTRFGLVFKACYNDGMVLSVRRLPDGALDENMFRKEAESLGKVRHRNLTVLRGYYAGPPDMRLLVYDYMPNGNLATLLQEASHQDGHVLNWPMRHLIALGIARGLAFLHQSSMVHADVKPQNVLFDADFEAHLSDFGLERLTIAIPSEASTSGSVGTLGYVSPEAILTGEATKESDVYSFGIVLLELLTGKRPVMFTQDEDIVKWVKKQLQRGQITELLEPGLLELDPESSEWEEFLLGVKVGLLCTAPDPLDRPTMSDIVFMLEGCRVGPDIPSSADPTSQTSPA; translated from the exons GTTGCTGAGATCCAAGCCTTGACGTCCTTCAAGCTCAACCTTCACGATCCTCTAGGAGCTCTCAACGGCTGGGATCCCTCCTCGCCGGCGGCCCCGTGCGACTGGCGCGGCGTTGCCTGCACCAGCGGCCGAGTCACTGAGTTGCGCGTACCTCGCCTTCAACTCGGTGGCAGACTCACTGAACGAATCTCCGAGTTGCGCATGCTGCGCAAGTTAAGCCTCCGTTCGAACTCCTTTAACGGAACCATTCCTTCGTCTCTCTCCAAATGCACACTCCTGCACTCTGTCTTCTTGCAGGACAACTCTTTTTCCGGCGTCATTCCGCCGGAGATCGGGAACCTCACCGGTCTTCAGATTTTCAACGTGGCGCAGAACCACCTCTCCGGAGAAGTCTCCGGCGAGCTCCCTCTTGGCCTCAAGTACTTCGACCTCTCATCCAACGCCTTCTCCGGCGAGATTCCAACTGCCATTGCCAACCTCTCTCAGCTCCAGCTGATCAACCTATCGTACAACCAGTTCTCCGGCGAGCTTCCGGCGAGCTTCGGGCAGCTTCAGCAGCTGCAGTACCTCTGGCTCGATCACAACCTCCTCAGGGGAACTCTACCTTCGGCGCTCGCGAACTGCTCTTCTCTCGTGCACCTCAGCGTTGAAGGAAACGCTCTCAGCGGCGTGATTCCGTCGGCGATTTCTGCCCTGCCGAATCTTCAGGTGATGTCTCTATCACAGAACAATCTCACTGGTTCCATTCCAGCCTCCTTTTTCTGCAACGTTTCGGTCCACTCGCCTTCGCTTCGGATAGTTCAACTTGGATTCAACGGTTTCACGGATTTCGTGGGGCCTGAGACGAAGAGCACGTGTTTCACTGTTCTTCGGGTTTTGGATGTTCAGAACAATCACATACGAGGCAAATTTCCCTTGTGGTTAACCAATGTCACTACGCTAACGGTTCTTGATGTTTCCAGCAATGCACTTTCCGGCGAGGTTCCGCCGGAGATAGGGAGCCTCACCAAACTGGAGCAGTTAAAGATGGCCAACAATTCGTTTTCCGACGCCATTCCTGTGGAAATCAAGAAATGCTGGTCGCTGAGTGTGGTTGACTTTGAAGGTAACGAGCTTTCCGGCGAAGTTCCTTCGTTTTTCGGTGACATGACAGAATTGAAGGTGCTGTCCCTTGGGGGGAACCACTTCCATGGCTCAGTTCCGGTGAGTTTTGGTAACCTTTCCTCTCTTGAAACGTTGAGTCTGAGAGGTAATAGTTTGAATGGAACCTTGCCTGATACGATAATGGCGTTGATCAATTTGACCGTGCTTGACCTCAGTGGAAACAAGTTTAGTGGTGAAGTGTCTCCTACTATTGGAAATCTAAATAGATTGATTGTTCTCAATATCAGTGGCAATGACTTGTCTGGAAAAATTCCTGCTAGTGTGGGGAATCTTTTCAGGCTCACTACACTTGACTTGAGCAAACAGAATCTTTCAGGTGAGTTGCCGTTTGAGCTCTCAGGTCTGCCAAATCTACAAGTCATTGCTCTGCAGGAGAACAAGTTATCTGGTGATGTACCGGAAGGGTTTAGCAGTTTGATGAGTTTGCAGTATTTGAATCTCAGCTCTAATGGATTTTCTGGCCATATACCTGAAAACTATGGCTTTCTTCGTTCGCTGACCGTGCTTTCATTGGCTCATAATCACATTTCGGGGGTGATTCCTCCGGAAATTGGAAACTGTTCTGATGTTGAAGTTCTTG AATTTTTAAACATAACTAATGATCTAAAAAAAGATTTGGGCAGGAACAATTTATCTGGGGATGTGCCTGGGGATATTTCCAAATGCTCCTCGTTGAATTCTTTGTTAGTGGATCACAACCATCTTTCAGGGAACATACCAGAGGCATTGACAGATCTGTCAAACCTAACAATGCTGGATCTCTCTGCTAATAACTTCAGTGGGGAAATTCCTAGTAATCTTTCTATGATCCCTGGCTTGGTCTACTTCAACGTTTCTGGGAACAACCTTGACGGTGAGATACCTCCAGCATTGGGCTCTAGATTCAACAATGCCTCTTCATTTGCAGGTAATGAGAAATTATGTGGGAAGCCGTTGGATAGAAAGTGCGAGGAGATGACCAAAAAGGATAAAAAGAGGTTGATTGTCTTGATTATCATCATTGCATCTGGAGCTTTATTACTTGCATTGTGTTGCTGCTTTTACATTTTCAGCCTACTCCGATGGCGAAAGAGGCTCAAAGAAGGGGTTTCGGGGGAGAAGAAAAAGAGCCCGGCAAGGGCCAGTTCTGGGGCAAGTGGAGGCCGAGGCAGCACTGATAACGGTGGACCAAAGCTGGTTATGTTCAACACCAAAATCACACTGGCCGAAACAATAGAGGCAACGAGACAATTCGACGAGGAGAATGTGCTGAGCAGAACAAGGTTTGGACTAGTATTCAAGGCATGCTACAACGATGGCATGGTCCTATCCGTCCGCAGGCTCCCAGATGGGGCATTGGACGAGAACATGTTCAGAAAAGAAGCTGAATCATTAGGCAAAGTCAGGCACCGAAACCTAACAGTTCTAAGAGGCTACTACGCTGGTCCACCAGACATGAGACTCTTAGTCTACGACTACATGCCGAATGGAAACCTCGCAACACTCCTCCAAGAAGCTTCACATCAAGATGGCCATGTTCTGAATTGGCCAATGCGACACCTCATTGCACTGGGAATTGCTCGGGGATTAGCGTTCCTGCACCAGTCCTCAATGGTCCATGCGGACGTGAAACCACAGAATGTCCTGTTCGACGCAGATTTCGAAGCCCATTTATCTGATTTTGGGTTAGAGAGGCTAACAATAGCAATCCCAAGCGAAGCCTCAACTTCAGGCTCAGTTGGCACTTTGGGTTATGTATCTCCAGAAGCAATCTTAACCGGGGAAGCCACCAAGGAGTCTGATGTATACAGCTTTGGCATCGTGTTGCTGGAGCTTCTAACAGGAAAGCGCCCCGTGATGTTCACCCAAGACGAAGACATAGTCAAGTGGGTGAAGAAGCAACTACAGAGGGGTCAAATTACTGAGCTACTAGAGCCAGGGTTGCTTGAATTGGACCCAGAATCATCAGAGTGGGAAGAGTTCTTGTTGGGTGTCAAAGTAGGCTTGCTTTGTACGGCACCTGATCCTCTTGACCGACCAACCATGTCCGACATCGTTTTCATGCTCGAAGGCTGCCGTGTCGGCCCTGATATCCCCTCCTCCGCCGATCCCACCTCTCAAACTTCTCCAGCATAA